In Pyrodictium occultum, the genomic window CTCGGCCGCCCGGAGGACGCTGAGCGCGTAGTCCGGGTCCTCCAGGTAGCCGTCGAAGAAGTGCTCGGCGTCGAATATGACGCGGACCCCGTGCTCGCGGAGGTAGCGGACGGTGTCGTAGACCATGTCCAGGTTCTCCTCGGGGCTGGCCCGGAGCACCTCCCTCACGTGGAGGGTCCAGGCCTTGCCGAACACTGTTACCCAGCGTGTGCCGGCGTCGAGCACCCTGGAGAGCAGCGGGTCGTCCTGGGGCCTCACGCCCTTGCGCCGGGTGGAGGTGAAGGCCACTATCTCGGCGTTCTCGAGGCTGTAGTCCCTTAGGACGCGGAACACCTCAGCGTCCTTAGGGTTGCTGCCGGGCCAGCCCGCCTCGATGAACGCTACCCCGAGCCTGTCGAGCTCGAGCGCTATCCTCACCTTGGCCTGGAGGCTGAAGGAGACGCCGCGGGCCTGGGCGCCGTCGCGGAGAGTCGTGTCGAGGACCTCGACGCTCTCGGGGAGCCTCGCGTCCCCTGGGAGGAGCTTGAGGTACCTGGCTGCGTGGAGTCTAGCCGCGGATTTCCCGACCACCCATAGCCTCCGTCCCTCCCGCCGCGGGTGGGAGGCGGGTGGGCTGGGGGCCGGCGGCCTCTATAAACGTGCCGCGGCGCCTGGGGAGGGCTGAGGGGCTTGGGCGAGGTGCTGGGGGAGGGCTAGCCGCGGGCGTGCAAAAGAGGGGGAGGCGGGCCCCTGGGGGTTCGGGGCTACTTCTGCTCCTCCTTGGGGTGGAAGAGGCGGTTGAGGTAGCTCTGCTCCCAGCGGTCCTTCTGGAGGGTGTAGTCGCGCTTGGGCTCCGGGTCCTTGCTGGGCTTCGGCGGCTGGGTGGTGAAGTTGAGGCCGAACTGGACGCTGAGTGTCTCCAGCTTGCCCTGGGTGTTGCCCACGTAGGCCCAGCCGAGGAAGGCGTACTGGACGCTGGCCGGCTGGCCGCCCAGCTCCTCTATGATCTTGTTGGATGCGTACAGGGCGCTCTCGTAGGCTATCTCCTGGTTCTTGGGGAAGGGCAGCTTCGCGGTGTCGCCGGCCGCCAGCACGTCGTCGTACTTCGGGCTCCTGGGGTCGGTGGGGTTCCTTACCTCCATCCAGGGGTCTCCGAGGCCCGCCTCGGCTATGAACCTGGGGGCGCGGTTGGGCTCCAGGAGGGCTAGTATCGTGTACTCTATCTTCTCGCCGCTCTCGAGCACTACCTCGTTGGGGGTTATCTCGACTATCTTCTGGCTTGTTATCAGCTCTATGCCGGCCTCCTCGTAGAGCCTGGCCACCACGTCGGCTATCACGGGGGGCTGGGTCTTCGGATTGGCGTCCACGTGGACTATCCTGAAGTTGTTCCTCACGCCGCGGTAGCGGAGCACCTGGTCGATGGCCATAGCTGTCTCGGTCGGGGCGGGGGCACAGCGGTAGGGCATGGGCGGGGCGTAGACGACGACTGTGCCCTTGGTGGCGGTCCATACGCGGTGCTTCAGCACGTCCACGCGGCCGGGCTCATAGACGTTGGCTATCCTGTGCCAGTTCTCCCTGTAGCCCTCTATGCTGGAGCCGTCGAACACGATGCCCGGGGCTACTATGAGGTAGTCGTACTCTATGCTGTTCTCCTTCCTGGTGACGTAGCTCCTGGTGGGGGACTCGGTGTAGTAGACGCGGCGCTCGGCCGGGTCGATCTTGTAGACGTTGCCGAACACGAAGTTGATGCCCTTGGCGGCAGCCTCCTCGTAGCCGCGTATCATCCTCTCATACTTCTGCTCGCCGGTCAGGAGCAGGGGGCGGCTGGGCCCGGTCATGTAGAACGGGTCCTTGGTTATGACCGTCACCTCTACCTGGTCGCCGACGCGGTCCACCAGGTTGTGGGCCGCGCCCATGCCGGCTATGCCGCCGCCGATTATGACTACCCTCTTCTTCTGGCCGGCCATGGCTCCACGCCCTCTCCTGGCGCTATCCTTCATGTATTCGGGCGTGTAAATACATCGCGGGGTGTAGGGGCATAAAAACGTAGTTGCATCGTATTGAAAATAATAGACTTGGTTGGAGTTGCTTCGGTGAGGCGGGCTCTTAGCAGAACGCTGCGGGCGGGGCCCGGGTGGGCGCGGAGCCCCCGGGGGCCCCGATCCCGAGGGCAATACACATAGCAATGCGAAACTTTATACACATAATGATTGAAACTCTTCCACGGTATAGGCCTGGGAGATAAAGGGGGGCGACGGGAGGGCTAGGGCGATAAGCCCCCGGGGGGCGCCCCTGGTTGATCCTTGCCGAGGCACGGGTGGTGGAAGCCGAGCCTGCGGGGCTGCGCTGGCCCTGGCTCCTGGCGCGGCTCGGCGGCAGGCTGGTCCGGGTGAGCGCGGCCAAGGCTCCCCGGGTGCTGGTGGCCGGGGCGGAGAGGCTCCTCCTCACGCCCTCCGGGCTCGGGGGCTACAGGCTGGCTGCCGTGGCCCGCGGGGGCCTCCTGCTGCCGGTGGACCACCGGCTTGTGGAAGCGGGGTTTCCAAGGGCTGCTGGGCTCCTCTACCGCGACCCCGGGGCGGTGGTGGAGAGGGAGAGGTGGCTCAACGGCGCCAGGGTGGACTACCTGGTCTCCACCCGCGGGGGCCTGGTGCTGGTGGAGCACAAGACCGTGGTGCATGCTGGCCTGGGGGAGGCGGTCTACCCTAGGGGCCGCGTGGACCCGAGGCTGGCGAGGCAGCTGGAGGTCATGTGGAGGGCCGCGGGGGAGGCAGGCGCGAGGGCCGAGCTTGTGGTGGCGGTGGCGGGGCCCGCCGGGGGGCTCGCGGTCCGGGATCATGGCTTGAGGGGGCTCCTGGCCGCCTGGGCTCCGAGGCTGGGGCTGCGGGCCTACCGTGTCGGGGCCCGCTGCCGGGGTGGGAGGCTGGAGCTGGTCTACCAGGGGGATCTACCGGTACACCTCTAGCCCCCTGAGGGCTTCAGGGGGGTGACGAGTAACCCCGGTGAGACCCGGCTGAAGACCCTCCCCCGGGGGGCCGGGGGAGGGGGTGACTGGAGCCCCGCATCGCCGACCCTCCCTTTAGACCCGCCTCCCACGCCCGGGGGGCTCCGGCGGAGGAGGGCTGGCCCACGGGGGCGGTGCGAAGACGCGGGGGGTAACCGTTTAATCCGGGCTTGGACCGTTATCCCTTCAGTCTCAGGCGCCTGGCCTTGCCCGGGCTCCCCGAGCGTGTGCCCCGGAGGCCTGGCTACGAGCTGACCCTCAGGAGGATCTATGAGCGGACGCTCAGCCTCTTCCCAGGGATGGAGATCGTCTACCGTACCCGGCGGGGCGTGGAGAGGTACACCTTCTCCGCCGCTGCCGAGAGGATGCAGGCCCTGGCCGCCGGCCTCGAGAGCCTCGGGGTGGGCCGCCTCGAGCCGGTGGCCACCCTTGACTGGAACACCCACTGGCACTACGAGGCGTACTTCGCCGTCCCATGATGGGGGCTGTGCTCCACCCGGTCAACGTCCGGCTCGCTCCGGCGGAGATAGCCTACATTATGAGGCAGGCCGGGGACCGGGTCGCGATAGTCCACCGCGACTTCCTCCCCCCTGGTGGAGGCTGTGGCGCCGCAGC contains:
- a CDS encoding FAD-dependent oxidoreductase, whose product is MAGQKKRVVIIGGGIAGMGAAHNLVDRVGDQVEVTVITKDPFYMTGPSRPLLLTGEQKYERMIRGYEEAAAKGINFVFGNVYKIDPAERRVYYTESPTRSYVTRKENSIEYDYLIVAPGIVFDGSSIEGYRENWHRIANVYEPGRVDVLKHRVWTATKGTVVVYAPPMPYRCAPAPTETAMAIDQVLRYRGVRNNFRIVHVDANPKTQPPVIADVVARLYEEAGIELITSQKIVEITPNEVVLESGEKIEYTILALLEPNRAPRFIAEAGLGDPWMEVRNPTDPRSPKYDDVLAAGDTAKLPFPKNQEIAYESALYASNKIIEELGGQPASVQYAFLGWAYVGNTQGKLETLSVQFGLNFTTQPPKPSKDPEPKRDYTLQKDRWEQSYLNRLFHPKEEQK